The following proteins are co-located in the Aquarana catesbeiana isolate 2022-GZ linkage group LG02, ASM4218655v1, whole genome shotgun sequence genome:
- the LOC141129360 gene encoding E3 SUMO-protein ligase ZBED1-like isoform X1 has product MKDPRIERAMGLCKKLVWCFSYSWRRKRELSEAQKQLCLPDHRLKTECPTRWRSRQAMVRRILEQQAVITYVLSSDCKARHLLPTWQDLEVLEAVDKTLAPPADFTDALSGEQYVSVSSVKPALHLFQSSVLAVKEDETDLICTMKSKIMGYLEEKYQDQKTQDLLDIATTLDPRFKMTYVNEDNKTAVQNRLKDEMSKLTTDKESPPTTTSSGSGPASEKKTRKTLGSFFKAAQSEGAQQQQSETFSMELHSYLFLGNTDSEDDPLVWWKAHKEQHPRWSALDRKYPCIPATSSPSERVFSTGGNIVTCRRSALKPQNVDRLVFLAKNL; this is encoded by the coding sequence ATGAAGGACCCACGAATTGAGCGTGCTATGGGTTTGTGCAAAAAGCTTGTCTGGTGTTTCAGCTACagttggaggaggaagagggagcttTCTGAGGCACAAAAACAACTCTGTTTACCAGACCACAGGCTCAAGACAGAGTGCCCAACAAGGTGGAGATCTAGGCAGGCTATGGTGAGGAGGATACTTGAGCAGCAAGCTGTCATTACCTATGTCCTCTCTTCTGACTGCAAGGCTAGGCACCTCTTGCCAACATGGCAAGACCTAGAGGTCCTAGAGGCTGTGGACAAGACTCTCGCCCCACCGGCAGACTTCACAGATGCTCTTTCAGGAGAGCAGTATGTCAGTGTCTCTTCTGTGAAACCTGCTCTCCACCTATTTCAGTCTTCTGTTTTGGCTGTTAAGGAAGATGAGACTGATCTTATTTGCACAATGAAATCAAAGATCATGGGGTATCTGGAGGAAAAATATCAGGACCAAAAAACACAAGACCTTCTCGACATAGCCACAACCCTCGATCCCAGGTTTAAGATGACTTACGTTAATGAGGATAACAAAACTGCTGTCCAGAACAGACTAAAAGATGAGATGTCAAAGCTAACAACGGATAAGGAAAGCCCCCCTACAACTACTAGTAGTGGTAGTGGTCCTGCAAGTGAAAAGAAGACTCGAAAGACTCTAGGTAGCTTTTTCAAAGCAGCACAAAGTGAAGGGGCACAGCAACAACAATCCGAAACCTTTTCCATGGAGCTACACTCTTATCTGTTCTTAGGAAACACTGACAGTGAAGATGATCCATTAGTCTGGTGGAAGGCTCACAAGGAGCAGCATCCGAGATGGTCTGCACTGGACAGAAAATACCCTTGCATTCCTGCAACCAGTTCCCCTTCTGAAAGGGTTTTTAGCACAGGGGGCAACATTGTCACTTGTCGCCGTTCTGCACTGAAGCCACAAAATGTGGATAGGCTTGTGTTTCTAGCTAAGAATCTTTAA